A single window of Cydia strobilella chromosome 18, ilCydStro3.1, whole genome shotgun sequence DNA harbors:
- the LOC134749622 gene encoding TATA-binding protein-associated factor 2N-like has product MSAVSAQFGGGFGGFGGSQGGFGGGQGGFGGSQGGYGGSQGGFGGGQGGFGGSQGGFGGGQAGFGGGQRGFGGSQGGFGGGRGGQGGFGSGQGGRGFGGSQGGFGGNQGGFGGNQGGFGGNQGGFGGQGGFG; this is encoded by the coding sequence ATGTCGGCAGTATCCGCCCAATTCGGTGGTGGTTTTGGGGGCTTCGGGGGCAGTCAGGGCGGATTCGGGGGCGGTCAGGGCGGATTCGGGGGCAGTCAGGGTGGATACGGGGGCAGTCAGGGCGGATTCGGGGGCGGTCAGGGTGGGTTTGGGGGCAGTCAGGGTGGATTCGGGGGCGGGCAGGCCGGTTTCGGGGGCGGTCAGAGAGGATTCGGGGGCAGTCAGGGTGGTTTTGGCGGTGGGCGGGGCGGTCAGGGCGGATTCGGTAGTGGCCAGGGAGGCCGCGGTTTCGGAGGTAGCCAAGGAGGCTTTGGTGGCAACCAAGGAGGTTTTGGTGGcaaccagggaggttttggtgGCAACCAAGGAGGTTTTGGTGGACAAGGTGGATTCGGATGA
- the LOC134749502 gene encoding uncharacterized protein LOC134749502: MFKITFVLAVVVMTTVTAQYGGQGGFGGPGGGFGGQGGFGGPGGGSYGGGFGGPGGGFGGQGGFNQGGFGQGGYGGGPGGFGQGGFGQGGFGGQPGGFGQGGFGGLGFGGQGGF; encoded by the exons ATGTTCAAG ATTACGTTCGTGCTAGCAGTAGTCGTGATGACGACGGTCACTGCCCAGTACGGTGGCCAAGGAGGCTTCGGGGGCCCGGGAGGAGGCTTCGGCGGCCAAGGAGGCTTCGGAGGCCCCGGAGGAGGCAGCTACGGCGGGGGATTCGGAGGCCCAGGTGGCGGATTTGGCGGCCAGGGAGGCTTCAACCAAGGAGGATTTGGACAAGGTGGATACGGCGGAGGACCGGGAGGTTTCGGTCAAGGAGGCTTCGGACAAGGAGGGTTCGGAGGACAGCCGGGAGGTTTTGGTCAAGGAGGCTTTGGGGGACTCGGGTTCGGAGGCCAAGGAGGTTTTTAA
- the LOC134749319 gene encoding uncharacterized protein LOC134749319, with amino-acid sequence MAGFKILILFVVFQIVNSKPFKEIHFKKNLEFSIKHPVLPIKPFKFIKHKWLHIGHGIEKRSPLEVIPKPEENIVNPDSLIKVSLEKEFGIGTPLPPPPPPPAPMFIPEAPGISSPPPPSVPPPVTGSTILVSEDYLSRLPEQGAEIIVITPVPPPPPPPVVSIPPPSPIPEPIPGPPPPVPPEVPKGLVQGNLLTDIGRVEEINAYLKAVEGLGISPPPGLIMPPPAGPPPPPPLEAVLPVLNSNSIEVEAPKPPPPPPVEKTSPLVKGSRLALYFGNIFLQVMSEVLSSARSALSQYSPPAPI; translated from the exons ATGGCTGGCTTTAAG ATCCTAATTTTATTCGTCGTTTTTCAAATTGTTAATTCAAAACCATTTAAAgaaattcattttaaaaagaatCTTGAGTTCTCCATAAAACATCCAGTGCTGCCGATCAAgcctttcaaatttattaaacatAAGTGGTTGCATATAGGACACGGTATAGAAAAAAGGAGTCCTTTGGAGGTGATACCAAAACCAGAAGAAAATATCGTCAATCCAGACTCACTAATAAAGGTATCGTTAGAAAAGGAATTTGGGATTGGGACTCCTTTGCCGCCGCCTCCGCCGCCTCCAGCACCAATGTTTATACCAGAAGCACCGGGAATTTCAAGTCCTCCTCCGCCAAGCGTACCACCTCCAGTCACAGGGTCAACCATACTTGTAAGTGAGGATTATCTTTCAAGATTGCCGGAACAGGGAGCggaaataatagtaataacacCTGTTCCTCCTCCTCCACCACCGCCTGTGGTGAGCATACCTCCGCCGTCTCCGATCCCTGAGCCAATACCTGGACCTCCCCCGCCAGTGCCACCAGAAGTCCCCAAAGGCCTAGTTCAAGGCAATTTACTTACGGACATAGGCAGAGTAGAAGAAATAAATGCATACCTTAAAGCGGTAGAAGGTCTTGGTATATCTCCACCACCTGGTCTCATAATGCCTCCTCCTGCAGGGCCTCCACCACCACCTCCTTTAGAGGCCGTATTGCCTGTGCTTAATAGCAATAGTATAGAGGTTGAGGCCCCAAAGCCTCCACCTCCTCCGCCCGTTGAAAAAACGAGCCCTCTGGTAAAAGGATCTCGACTTGCGCTCTATTTCGGAAATATTTTCTTACAAGTGATGTCGGAAGTCTTATCAAGCGCTAGATCAGCTCTTAGCCAATATTCTCCGCCGGCACCCATTTAA